In a genomic window of Alcanivorax sp.:
- a CDS encoding DEAD/DEAH box helicase: MTTFADLNLHERLIKALGELEITTPTPVQASAIPEALAGHDLRVVARTGSGKTAAFMLPLLHQLLQHSRPRTDTRALILLPTRELAQQTLKQVEALGRYTFIKAELITGGEDFKVQAAKMRKNPEILIGTPGRLIEHLEAGNLRLQDLEMLVLDESDRMLDMGFSDDVLRLAAECRAERQTLLFSATSGGNAMEKMVASTLRAPKSLMLDSVRDLNESVVQQVITADDVKHKERLVQWLLANETYDKAVVFTNTREQADRLGGVLVASNLKVFVLHGEKDQKDRKLAMDRLKAGAVKVLVATDVAARGIHVDGLDLVINFDMPRSGDEYVHRIGRTGRVGGEGTAISLIAAHEWNLMASIQRYLRQNFEYRLIEALKGNFLGPKNLKSNGKAAGSKKKKMKKKADAKKGKKPAKKKVVAKKNSRTNKPVPDTNSGFATVKKRKNPGPID; this comes from the coding sequence ATGACCACCTTTGCCGACCTCAATCTGCACGAGCGCCTGATCAAGGCCCTCGGCGAACTGGAAATCACCACCCCCACGCCCGTCCAGGCGTCAGCCATTCCCGAGGCCCTGGCCGGCCACGACCTGCGTGTGGTCGCCCGCACCGGTAGCGGCAAGACCGCCGCCTTCATGCTGCCCCTGCTGCACCAGCTGCTGCAGCACTCCCGGCCGCGTACCGACACCCGTGCGTTGATCCTGCTGCCCACCCGTGAGCTGGCCCAGCAGACCCTCAAGCAGGTGGAAGCCCTGGGTCGCTACACCTTCATCAAGGCGGAGCTGATCACCGGCGGCGAAGACTTCAAGGTACAGGCCGCCAAGATGCGCAAGAACCCGGAAATCCTCATCGGCACCCCGGGGCGCCTGATCGAGCATCTGGAAGCCGGCAACCTGCGCCTGCAGGACCTGGAAATGCTGGTGCTGGACGAATCCGACCGCATGCTGGACATGGGCTTCAGCGATGATGTGCTGCGCCTGGCCGCGGAATGCCGCGCCGAGCGCCAGACCCTGCTGTTCTCCGCCACCAGCGGCGGCAACGCCATGGAGAAAATGGTCGCCTCCACCCTGCGCGCGCCCAAGTCCCTGATGCTGGATTCCGTGCGCGACCTGAACGAATCCGTGGTTCAGCAAGTGATCACCGCCGACGACGTGAAACACAAGGAACGGCTGGTGCAATGGCTGCTGGCCAACGAGACCTACGACAAGGCGGTGGTCTTCACCAACACCCGCGAGCAGGCCGACCGCCTGGGCGGCGTGCTGGTGGCCTCCAACCTGAAAGTGTTCGTGCTGCACGGCGAGAAAGACCAGAAAGACCGCAAACTGGCCATGGATCGCCTCAAGGCCGGGGCCGTGAAAGTGCTGGTCGCCACCGACGTGGCCGCCCGTGGCATTCACGTGGACGGTCTGGATCTGGTCATCAATTTCGACATGCCGCGCAGTGGTGACGAATACGTCCACCGCATCGGCCGCACCGGCCGGGTGGGCGGCGAAGGCACCGCCATCTCCCTGATCGCCGCCCACGAATGGAACCTTATGGCGAGCATTCAGCGCTACCTGCGCCAGAACTTTGAATACCGCCTGATCGAAGCCTTGAAAGGCAACTTCCTGGGGCCGAAAAACCTCAAGTCCAACGGCAAGGCCGCTGGCAGCAAAAAGAAAAAAATGAAGAAAAAGGCCGATGCCAAAAAAGGCAAGAAACCGGCGAAGAAAAAAGTGGTAGCGAAGAAAAATTCACGGACCAACAAGCCGGTACCGGATACCAACAGTGGTTTTGCTACCGTGAAGAAGCGGAAAAATCCCGGGCCGATCGACTGA
- a CDS encoding helix-turn-helix domain-containing protein, with translation MRWQDIDQQPCSLARTLAIIGDNWTLLVLRDCFMGVRRFDDFQQRLGVTRHVLSDRLRKLTEGGVLDKVAYQERPLRHEYRLTAMGKELYPVIVHLAQWGDKHLAGEHGAPLFRYHRQCGEPLEAQLQCSHCGDVVKPSDIRVEENPHYFS, from the coding sequence ATGCGCTGGCAAGACATCGATCAACAGCCCTGTTCCCTGGCCCGCACCCTGGCCATTATCGGCGACAACTGGACGCTGCTGGTGCTGCGCGACTGCTTTATGGGTGTGCGCCGCTTCGATGATTTCCAGCAACGCCTGGGCGTCACCCGCCATGTGCTCAGCGACCGCCTGCGCAAGCTTACCGAGGGCGGCGTGCTCGACAAGGTGGCCTACCAGGAACGCCCCCTGCGCCATGAATACCGGCTCACTGCCATGGGCAAGGAGCTGTACCCAGTGATCGTGCATCTGGCCCAGTGGGGCGACAAGCACCTAGCCGGCGAACACGGCGCCCCCCTCTTTCGCTACCACCGCCAGTGCGGCGAGCCCCTGGAAGCCCAGCTGCAATGCAGCCACTGCGGCGACGTGGTGAAGCCCAGCGATATTCGGGTGGAGGAAAACCCGCACTACTTTAGTTAA
- a CDS encoding LysR family transcriptional regulator codes for MHVSRFDLNLFVVFDAIYTEGSLTRAAKVLNLTQPAVSHALGRLRDRLGDPLFVRQGSRMVPTARARAMVSPVRHALGGFQRCLSDEGGFDASEAERTFVLGLRDGLEGCLLPSLMAQLLEDAPGVRLQSLTISRKQMATELASGRLDLACDVMLALPESIEHLPVLSGPLVVMMREGHELADDMDLPGYLAAQHVLVSSRREGPGLEDFGLARQGYRRHIRLRCQHYQAAISTVQNTDLLLTLPATLAGRLSRKGMVIKSFPADLPGLEMHLYWHRDQSADPAHSWLRQKVLALLKEQQEQLTVNS; via the coding sequence ATGCATGTTTCGCGGTTCGATCTCAATCTTTTCGTGGTCTTCGATGCCATCTACACCGAAGGCTCCCTGACCCGCGCCGCCAAGGTGCTCAACCTGACCCAGCCGGCGGTGAGCCACGCCTTGGGGCGCCTGCGTGACCGCTTGGGCGACCCGCTGTTCGTGCGCCAGGGCAGCCGTATGGTGCCCACCGCCCGGGCCCGGGCCATGGTCAGCCCGGTGCGTCATGCCCTGGGGGGCTTCCAGCGCTGCCTCAGTGATGAAGGCGGTTTCGATGCCAGCGAGGCGGAGCGCACCTTCGTGCTGGGCCTGCGCGATGGCCTGGAAGGCTGCCTGCTGCCATCGCTGATGGCGCAGCTGTTGGAAGACGCTCCCGGGGTGCGTTTGCAATCACTCACTATCAGCCGAAAGCAGATGGCCACTGAGCTGGCCAGTGGCCGGCTGGACCTGGCCTGCGACGTGATGCTGGCCCTGCCGGAATCCATCGAGCACCTGCCGGTACTCAGCGGGCCGCTGGTGGTGATGATGCGCGAGGGTCATGAGCTGGCTGATGACATGGATCTGCCCGGCTACCTGGCCGCCCAGCATGTGCTGGTGTCGTCCCGCCGCGAAGGGCCGGGGCTGGAAGATTTCGGCCTGGCCCGGCAGGGCTACCGGCGCCATATCCGCCTGCGCTGCCAGCACTACCAGGCGGCCATCAGCACCGTACAGAACACCGACTTGCTGCTCACCCTGCCGGCCACCCTGGCCGGTCGCCTGTCTCGCAAGGGCATGGTGATCAAATCCTTCCCGGCCGACCTGCCCGGCCTGGAAATGCACCTCTACTGGCACCGCGACCAAAGCGCCGACCCGGCCCACAGCTGGTTGCGGCAGAAGGTGTTGGCGTTGTTGAAAGAACAGCAGGAGCAGTTAACAGTTAACAGTTAA
- a CDS encoding ATP-dependent zinc protease has product MPRLTLALLPALLLLAGQTLAADRPVFGWVEKATLEPWGVELKAKLDSGALTSSLHATDVEIFEKDGENWVRFTVDVRDEASGKKMEKTFEKPRYRKVLIRGAGGADRRPVVLMNLCMGNTVYEEQFTLNDRSDMIYPVLLGRRTLSHLGYLDVTRTFTHSPDCDEGSIVKLDKDQEDDKDIDD; this is encoded by the coding sequence ATGCCTCGCCTGACACTTGCCCTGCTCCCTGCCCTGTTACTGCTGGCCGGCCAGACCCTGGCGGCCGACCGCCCGGTATTCGGCTGGGTGGAAAAGGCCACGCTGGAACCCTGGGGGGTGGAACTGAAGGCGAAGCTGGACAGCGGCGCCCTGACCTCGTCATTGCACGCCACCGATGTGGAAATTTTTGAAAAAGACGGGGAAAACTGGGTGCGCTTTACCGTGGACGTGCGCGATGAAGCCAGCGGTAAAAAGATGGAAAAAACCTTCGAGAAGCCCCGTTACCGCAAAGTGCTGATCCGCGGTGCCGGCGGTGCCGATCGTCGCCCGGTGGTGCTGATGAATCTGTGTATGGGCAACACCGTCTATGAAGAGCAATTCACCCTGAACGACCGCTCGGACATGATCTACCCGGTACTGCTGGGCCGCCGCACCCTGTCCCACCTGGGTTATCTGGATGTGACCCGGACCTTCACCCACTCCCCGGACTGCGATGAAGGTTCCATCGTCAAACTGGACAAGGACCAGGAAGACGACAAGGACATTGATGACTGA
- a CDS encoding NAD(P)/FAD-dependent oxidoreductase, whose protein sequence is MSKNNNATRADHQVIVVGAGFSGLCMAIQLKQAGYDDFVVLEKADDIGGTWRDNIYPGCACDVPSHLYSYSFAPNPRWSRMFAPQQEIWDYLKRCADKFGVTPHMRFNCEVERAVYDEQQQIWHVTTHDGTELTTRIFVSGIGALSIPAYPKLPGLENFQGETFHSARWNHDYDLSGKRVAVIGTGASAIQFVPRIAPDVKQLDLYQRTPPWVLSKPDRRMSKIEKLLFKTVPVTQKLFRGGIYWWMESRVLGLAVDPRAMKLAELYGRHFIRRNIKDRELRKKVTPDYTIGCKRILMSDEYYPSLNRDNVAVLTDGIQEVKAHSIVDGQGVERDADCIIYGTGFKVSDPIGPMQIVGKGGKEIRDTWDETGMEAYLGISVSGFPNFFMLLGPNTGLGHTSIVFMIEAQVNYVMQAVNKLLREDAGSLDVKPEVQAGFNRRLQAQLDDAVWSSGGCESWYLDEFGKNRTLWPSFTFQYWMRTRKFEPDKYQFEPGPV, encoded by the coding sequence ATGAGCAAAAACAATAATGCTACCCGGGCAGACCATCAGGTGATTGTGGTGGGCGCCGGGTTCTCCGGTCTATGCATGGCGATCCAGCTCAAGCAAGCCGGCTACGATGATTTCGTGGTGCTGGAAAAAGCTGACGATATCGGCGGCACCTGGCGTGACAACATCTACCCGGGCTGCGCCTGCGATGTGCCCTCCCATCTGTATTCCTATTCCTTTGCCCCCAACCCGCGCTGGTCGCGCATGTTTGCCCCGCAACAGGAGATCTGGGACTACCTGAAACGTTGCGCGGACAAGTTCGGGGTTACCCCCCACATGCGCTTCAATTGCGAGGTGGAGCGAGCGGTCTACGACGAGCAGCAGCAGATCTGGCATGTGACCACCCATGACGGCACCGAGCTGACCACCCGCATTTTCGTCTCCGGCATCGGTGCGCTGAGTATCCCTGCCTACCCGAAACTGCCGGGGCTGGAAAACTTTCAGGGCGAGACCTTTCACTCTGCCCGCTGGAACCATGACTATGATCTCAGCGGCAAGCGGGTGGCGGTGATCGGCACCGGCGCCAGCGCCATCCAGTTCGTGCCGCGCATTGCCCCGGACGTAAAACAGCTGGATCTGTACCAGCGCACCCCGCCCTGGGTGCTGAGCAAACCGGACCGGCGCATGAGCAAGATCGAGAAACTGCTGTTCAAAACCGTGCCGGTGACCCAGAAACTGTTCCGCGGCGGCATCTATTGGTGGATGGAAAGCCGGGTACTGGGTCTGGCGGTGGATCCGCGCGCCATGAAACTGGCGGAGCTCTATGGCCGCCACTTTATCCGCCGCAACATCAAGGACCGGGAGCTGCGCAAGAAAGTCACCCCGGACTACACCATCGGCTGCAAGCGCATCCTCATGTCCGATGAGTACTACCCGTCACTGAATCGCGACAACGTGGCGGTACTCACCGACGGCATCCAGGAAGTGAAAGCCCACAGCATTGTCGATGGCCAGGGCGTGGAACGGGACGCGGATTGCATTATCTACGGTACCGGCTTCAAGGTTTCCGACCCCATCGGTCCCATGCAGATCGTCGGCAAGGGGGGCAAGGAAATTCGCGACACCTGGGACGAGACCGGCATGGAAGCCTACCTGGGTATCTCGGTGAGCGGCTTCCCCAATTTCTTCATGTTGCTGGGCCCCAACACCGGCCTGGGGCATACCTCCATCGTGTTCATGATCGAGGCACAGGTGAACTACGTGATGCAGGCGGTGAACAAACTGCTGCGTGAGGACGCCGGGTCCCTGGACGTGAAGCCGGAGGTGCAGGCGGGCTTCAACCGGCGCCTGCAGGCACAACTGGATGATGCGGTATGGTCTTCCGGTGGCTGTGAGAGCTGGTACCTGGACGAATTCGGCAAAAACCGTACCCTGTGGCCAAGCTTCACCTTCCAGTACTGGATGCGCACCCGCAAGTTCGAGCCGGACAAGTACCAGTTCGAACCCGGTCCGGTCTGA
- a CDS encoding SDR family oxidoreductase: MPTRKNILITGASSGLGEGMARLFAAMGRNLALCARRMDRLETLKAELEEKHPGIQVLIKPLDVNDYDQVFAVFDAFRTEMAGIDRVIINAGMGKGQPLGTGYFYANRQTAETNFVAALAQTEAAMEIFRAQNSGHLVMISSISAMRGMKKNLTTYAATKAGVAMLAEGLQVELQNSPIKVTTIFPGFIRSEINEKVKNTPFLVDTETGCKALVKAIEKEPKNASVPGWPWGPLGFAMRHLPLKMVGKMM, encoded by the coding sequence ATGCCGACACGCAAGAATATTCTAATCACCGGTGCCAGCTCCGGACTGGGCGAAGGGATGGCGCGATTGTTTGCGGCCATGGGGCGCAACCTGGCGTTGTGTGCCCGGCGCATGGACCGGCTGGAAACCTTGAAGGCCGAGCTGGAAGAAAAGCATCCGGGTATCCAGGTGCTGATCAAGCCGCTGGATGTGAACGATTACGACCAGGTGTTTGCGGTGTTCGATGCGTTCCGCACGGAAATGGCCGGCATTGATCGCGTCATCATCAACGCCGGCATGGGCAAGGGCCAGCCGCTGGGCACCGGCTACTTCTATGCCAACCGGCAAACCGCGGAAACCAACTTCGTGGCGGCGCTGGCGCAGACCGAAGCGGCCATGGAAATTTTCCGCGCCCAGAATAGCGGCCACCTGGTGATGATCTCTTCCATCAGCGCCATGCGCGGCATGAAGAAAAACCTCACCACCTACGCCGCCACCAAGGCCGGCGTAGCCATGCTGGCCGAAGGCCTGCAGGTGGAATTGCAGAATTCCCCGATCAAGGTAACCACCATCTTCCCCGGGTTTATCCGTTCCGAGATCAACGAGAAGGTGAAAAACACACCTTTCCTGGTAGACACGGAAACCGGCTGCAAGGCACTGGTGAAGGCCATCGAGAAAGAACCGAAAAATGCGTCGGTGCCAGGCTGGCCCTGGGGGCCGCTGGGCTTTGCCATGCGGCATTTGCCGTTAAAGATGGTCGGGAAAATGATGTGA
- a CDS encoding DUF1653 domain-containing protein, producing MSDLQPGRYRHFKGNEYQVIGTATHSETGDTLVVYRPLYGDQALWVRPLAMFTETVERDGKVQPRFARVGD from the coding sequence ATGAGTGACCTGCAACCGGGCCGCTACCGGCACTTCAAGGGCAACGAGTACCAGGTCATCGGTACCGCCACCCACTCGGAAACCGGCGACACCCTGGTGGTCTATCGGCCGCTCTACGGCGATCAGGCCCTGTGGGTACGCCCGCTGGCCATGTTCACCGAAACCGTGGAGCGCGACGGCAAGGTCCAGCCGCGCTTCGCCCGGGTAGGCGATTAG
- a CDS encoding SDR family oxidoreductase translates to MPESAVVVIGAGDATGGAIAKRFAREGYTVCVTRRTEEALSPLVQEIEQAGGKARPFGCDARDEEQMVALFDTIEKEVGPVEVVVFNIGANVFFPIRETTARVYRKVWEMGAFAGFLAGREAARVMVPRNKGTIIFTGATASVRGGKGFSAFAGAKFALRALAQSMARELGPEGIHVVHPIIDGAIDTAFIRDTFPAMYAKKDQDGILNPEHIADTYWMLHQQPRDAWTHEIDLRPWMETF, encoded by the coding sequence ATGCCTGAATCCGCCGTCGTTGTAATCGGTGCCGGTGATGCCACCGGCGGTGCCATCGCCAAACGCTTTGCCCGCGAAGGCTATACCGTCTGCGTCACCCGCCGTACTGAAGAGGCGTTATCGCCCCTGGTGCAGGAGATCGAACAGGCCGGCGGCAAGGCCCGACCGTTCGGCTGCGATGCCCGCGACGAGGAGCAGATGGTGGCGCTGTTCGACACCATCGAGAAAGAAGTGGGGCCGGTGGAAGTGGTGGTGTTCAACATCGGCGCCAACGTGTTCTTCCCCATCCGTGAGACCACCGCCCGGGTGTACCGCAAGGTCTGGGAAATGGGCGCCTTCGCCGGTTTCCTGGCCGGCCGCGAAGCCGCTCGCGTGATGGTGCCGCGCAACAAGGGCACCATTATCTTCACCGGCGCCACCGCCTCGGTGCGGGGCGGCAAGGGCTTCTCCGCCTTCGCCGGTGCCAAGTTTGCCCTGCGCGCCCTGGCCCAGAGCATGGCCCGCGAGCTGGGGCCGGAAGGCATCCACGTGGTGCACCCCATCATCGATGGCGCCATCGACACCGCCTTTATCCGCGACACCTTCCCGGCCATGTACGCCAAGAAAGATCAGGATGGCATCCTCAACCCGGAACACATCGCCGACACCTACTGGATGCTCCACCAACAACCCCGCGACGCCTGGACCCACGAAATCGACCTGCGCCCGTGGATGGAAACGTTTTAG
- a CDS encoding SDR family oxidoreductase, with protein sequence MTQTPQRILITGGASGLGRAMAEAWLRDGARVLIGDVNQERAADTLAALKDLPGELQFQYLDVRDAASFNNAREWLEQNWGGLDVLVNNAGVAGAARIDRGDMADWDWIFDINVKGVVRGCKVFVPMMKRQGHGHIVNIASLAGLLHAPVMGSYNVTKAGVISLSETLRFELAPYGIHTTVVCPGFFRTNLHESMRTPEPGMIETVDKLLSSDELTADQIAEMIKQAVAKKQFFLLPHKSGRRAYWMKRFMPFVFNRVMLKGAQRLQGKLEKAEQA encoded by the coding sequence ATGACCCAGACCCCACAACGCATCCTGATCACCGGCGGCGCCTCCGGGCTGGGGCGCGCCATGGCCGAGGCCTGGCTGCGCGATGGCGCCCGGGTGTTGATCGGCGATGTGAATCAGGAGCGCGCCGCAGACACCCTGGCGGCCCTGAAGGATCTGCCCGGCGAGCTGCAGTTCCAGTATCTGGATGTGCGCGACGCGGCCAGCTTCAACAATGCCCGCGAATGGCTGGAGCAGAACTGGGGTGGCCTGGATGTGCTGGTGAACAATGCCGGGGTGGCCGGTGCCGCCCGTATCGATCGCGGTGACATGGCGGACTGGGACTGGATCTTCGATATCAATGTGAAAGGCGTGGTGCGCGGCTGCAAAGTGTTCGTGCCGATGATGAAGCGCCAGGGCCATGGCCATATCGTCAATATCGCCTCCCTGGCCGGGCTGCTGCACGCGCCGGTGATGGGCAGCTATAACGTGACCAAGGCCGGGGTGATTTCCCTGTCGGAAACCCTGCGTTTTGAGCTGGCGCCTTACGGCATCCACACCACGGTGGTGTGCCCGGGCTTTTTCCGCACCAACCTGCACGAATCCATGCGCACCCCGGAACCGGGCATGATCGAGACGGTGGACAAGCTGCTTTCCAGTGACGAACTCACTGCCGACCAGATTGCCGAAATGATCAAGCAGGCGGTGGCTAAAAAGCAGTTCTTTTTGCTGCCGCACAAGAGTGGTCGCCGGGCCTACTGGATGAAGCGTTTCATGCCGTTCGTGTTTAACCGCGTGATGCTGAAAGGCGCCCAACGACTGCAGGGCAAACTGGAAAAAGCGGAGCAGGCCTGA
- a CDS encoding mechanosensitive ion channel domain-containing protein has translation MQQTIQEALVAWVDAAGLALLAIIAGLLVYKALVYLIGRFARSDSVGRIFFDAAARAIGVSLALIALSSVLYTVPNDLPWLAEIRHGTTLLLIIALTWTAVGFTSAIGDVIVKLNPAYENEWKRARKVETQTRFLVRCLNIVIVLVGTGAALMTFDSVRQIGTSLLASAGIGGIILGFAARPVLSNLLAGMQIALTQPFRIDDAMFVQGEWCWVEEVTATYVVLRVWDLRRLVVPLQWFIENPFQNWSRNTADQIGSTLIWADYGIPIEPLREEFYRLLEAASEWDGSTGTVQVVEAGEKAIQIRFLMSAKNSTTLWNLRCSIREDMIAFIQKRFPQYLPRYRGQLEEPQEPTGPANVLP, from the coding sequence ATGCAGCAGACGATTCAGGAAGCGCTGGTTGCGTGGGTAGATGCGGCAGGGCTGGCCCTGCTTGCCATCATCGCCGGGTTGCTGGTCTATAAAGCGCTGGTCTACCTGATTGGCCGTTTTGCCCGGTCTGACTCCGTCGGCCGTATCTTCTTCGACGCGGCGGCGCGGGCCATTGGTGTGTCGCTGGCCCTTATCGCCCTGAGCAGCGTGCTGTACACCGTGCCTAACGATCTGCCCTGGCTGGCAGAGATACGCCATGGCACCACGCTGCTGCTGATCATTGCCCTCACCTGGACCGCGGTGGGGTTCACCTCCGCCATTGGCGACGTCATCGTCAAACTGAACCCGGCCTACGAAAACGAATGGAAGCGGGCGCGCAAGGTGGAAACCCAGACCCGCTTTCTGGTCCGTTGCCTGAATATCGTCATCGTACTGGTCGGCACCGGTGCCGCCCTGATGACCTTCGATTCCGTCCGCCAGATCGGCACCAGCCTGCTGGCTTCCGCCGGTATCGGCGGCATCATCCTCGGCTTCGCCGCCCGCCCGGTGCTCAGCAACCTGCTGGCGGGCATGCAGATCGCACTCACCCAACCCTTTCGTATCGATGACGCCATGTTCGTGCAGGGCGAATGGTGCTGGGTAGAAGAGGTCACGGCCACCTATGTGGTCCTGCGGGTGTGGGACCTGCGCCGTCTGGTGGTGCCGCTGCAATGGTTTATCGAAAACCCCTTCCAGAACTGGTCACGCAATACCGCCGACCAAATTGGTAGCACCCTGATCTGGGCGGATTACGGTATCCCCATTGAGCCGTTGCGCGAGGAATTCTATCGCCTGCTGGAAGCGGCCTCGGAGTGGGATGGTTCCACCGGCACCGTTCAGGTCGTGGAAGCCGGGGAAAAAGCCATACAAATCCGCTTCCTGATGAGCGCCAAAAACTCCACCACCCTGTGGAACCTCAGGTGCTCCATCCGCGAAGACATGATCGCCTTTATCCAGAAACGCTTTCCCCAATACCTGCCCCGCTATCGTGGCCAGCTGGAAGAGCCGCAGGAGCCAACCGGGCCGGCCAACGTGTTGCCCTGA
- a CDS encoding histidine phosphatase family protein, with protein sequence MPVIYLIRHGQASFGKEDYDQLSDVGWEQSRILGHALQNQDLGVPRSICGTMRRHKETAEATLGELGLPKEWHTDTGFNEYNHTELLAVDWPLATDRAALTQWLAEQEHPRKVFQARFEQALRRWQSGDGDYSESWPAFRERVLASTYSLGNSLSSGDSALVFTSGGAISVIIQRLMGLTDEALITWNRTLINTSVTRVLVNAGKLRLVSVNEHLHLPSEQVTYR encoded by the coding sequence ATGCCGGTGATCTACCTGATCCGCCACGGCCAGGCCAGCTTCGGCAAGGAAGATTACGATCAGCTTTCCGATGTGGGCTGGGAACAGAGCCGCATTCTCGGCCATGCCCTGCAGAACCAGGATCTGGGTGTGCCCCGCTCCATCTGCGGCACCATGCGACGCCACAAAGAAACCGCCGAAGCGACCCTGGGCGAACTGGGGCTGCCGAAGGAGTGGCACACCGATACCGGCTTCAACGAATACAACCACACTGAACTGCTGGCCGTGGACTGGCCCCTGGCCACCGACCGGGCGGCGCTGACCCAGTGGCTGGCCGAGCAGGAGCATCCGCGCAAGGTGTTCCAGGCCCGCTTCGAGCAGGCCCTGCGTCGCTGGCAAAGCGGCGACGGTGACTACAGCGAAAGCTGGCCCGCCTTCCGCGAACGGGTGCTGGCCAGCACCTACAGCCTGGGCAACAGCCTGAGCAGCGGCGACAGCGCCCTGGTGTTCACCTCCGGCGGCGCCATCAGCGTGATCATCCAGCGGCTGATGGGCCTCACCGACGAAGCCCTGATCACCTGGAACCGCACCCTGATCAACACCAGTGTGACCCGCGTGCTTGTGAATGCCGGCAAGCTGCGGCTAGTCTCGGTGAACGAGCATCTGCATCTGCCGAGCGAGCAGGTGACGTATCGCTAA
- a CDS encoding alpha/beta fold hydrolase produces MTDKPSAPSLGLLLGESRAMLAYGRYLLRGMGHRQLPAGSGQPVLVVPGFGASDASTRPLRRALTRLGYSVYGWAQGTNLGMNSKRKAMLVSQLQAIHTRHGQPVALIGWSLGGVFARELARAYPERVSQVFTLGSPINGDPEANNVTTLFNLFNPRRPPPDREAFEARIPAPPVPCTAIFTKQDGIVSWQCSQEEEGPLTDNVEVQGTHVGLPWNPQVLAAIAERLARNPEKGNE; encoded by the coding sequence ATGACAGACAAGCCATCCGCGCCCTCCCTGGGGCTGTTGCTGGGAGAAAGCCGGGCCATGCTGGCCTACGGGCGTTACCTGCTGCGGGGCATGGGCCATCGTCAGCTGCCTGCCGGCAGTGGCCAGCCGGTGCTGGTAGTACCCGGGTTCGGCGCCAGCGATGCCAGTACCCGCCCCCTGCGACGGGCGCTGACCCGACTGGGCTACAGCGTGTACGGCTGGGCCCAGGGCACCAACCTGGGCATGAACAGCAAGCGCAAGGCCATGCTGGTCAGCCAGCTGCAGGCCATCCATACCCGTCATGGCCAGCCCGTGGCGTTGATCGGCTGGAGCCTGGGCGGCGTGTTTGCCCGGGAGCTGGCGCGGGCCTACCCGGAACGGGTCAGCCAGGTGTTCACCCTGGGGAGTCCCATCAATGGTGACCCGGAAGCCAACAATGTGACCACCCTGTTCAACCTCTTTAATCCCCGGCGACCGCCGCCGGACCGGGAAGCCTTCGAAGCGCGTATCCCGGCACCGCCGGTGCCCTGCACGGCCATCTTCACCAAACAGGATGGCATCGTCTCCTGGCAATGCAGCCAGGAAGAAGAGGGCCCGCTCACCGACAACGTGGAAGTGCAGGGCACCCACGTGGGCCTGCCCTGGAATCCCCAGGTGCTGGCGGCCATCGCCGAGCGCCTGGCCCGCAACCCGGAGAAAGGCAATGAGTGA
- a CDS encoding 2-hydroxychromene-2-carboxylate isomerase, with amino-acid sequence MTPKIEFLFDVGSPTAYLAWSQLPALCQRTGAELVYVPVLLGGIFKATGNNPPGAVPAKGMYMMRDLARYAARYQVPLTMNPHFPVNTITPMRIITAAIGTPEQDAVITALYNAMWREPCKLSEVDEITRVLTDAGLDAQAWLEKAASDEVKEQLKANTEAAVKRGVFGAPTMFVGNEMFFGQDRLDFVEEAVKGS; translated from the coding sequence ATGACCCCAAAAATCGAATTCCTCTTCGACGTAGGCAGCCCCACCGCCTACCTGGCCTGGAGCCAACTGCCGGCCCTGTGCCAGCGCACCGGCGCTGAACTGGTCTACGTCCCCGTCTTGCTCGGCGGCATCTTCAAGGCCACCGGCAACAACCCGCCCGGCGCCGTGCCCGCCAAGGGCATGTACATGATGCGCGACCTGGCCCGCTACGCCGCGCGCTACCAGGTGCCGCTCACCATGAACCCCCACTTCCCGGTGAACACCATCACCCCCATGCGCATCATCACCGCCGCCATCGGCACCCCGGAACAGGATGCCGTCATCACCGCCCTCTACAACGCCATGTGGCGCGAGCCCTGCAAACTGTCCGAGGTAGACGAAATCACCCGTGTACTCACCGACGCGGGCCTGGATGCGCAAGCCTGGCTGGAAAAAGCCGCCAGCGATGAAGTGAAAGAACAGCTCAAGGCCAACACCGAAGCGGCCGTGAAGCGCGGTGTGTTTGGCGCGCCAACCATGTTCGTGGGCAATGAAATGTTCTTCGGCCAGGACCGGCTGGATTTTGTGGAAGAAGCGGTGAAAGGCAGTTAA